In Salmonella enterica subsp. enterica serovar Typhimurium str. LT2, a single window of DNA contains:
- the yeiB gene encoding putative inner membrane protein (similar to E. coli orf, hypothetical protein (AAC75213.1); Blastp hit to AAC75213.1 (385 aa), 84% identity in aa 1 - 377): MERNVTLDFVRGVAILGILLLNISAFGLPKAAYLNPAWYGAIVPEDAWSWAILDIVAQAKFLTLFALLFGAGLQMLLPRGKQWIQSRLTLLVLLGFIHALFFWDGDILLAYGLVGLICWRLIRDAPSVKSLFNTGILLYLVGIGVLLLLGVVSSSETSRAWTPDASAILYEKYWKLNGGMEAISNRAEMLSNSLLALGAQYGWQLAGMMLLGAALMRSGWLKGQYSLRHYRRTGALLVALGLMINLPAVILQWRLDWAYRWCAFLLQAPRELSAPLQTLGYAALMFGFWPQLSRCRLTLAIACVGRMALTNYLLQTIICTTLFYQFGLFMKFNRLELLFFVVPVWAINLLFSVIWLRFWRQGPVEWLWRQLTLRASGSLR; the protein is encoded by the coding sequence ATGGAGCGTAATGTCACGCTGGATTTTGTACGTGGCGTCGCTATCCTCGGTATCCTGCTTCTTAACATTAGCGCCTTTGGATTGCCGAAGGCGGCTTATCTCAATCCCGCCTGGTACGGCGCGATCGTTCCCGAAGACGCCTGGTCCTGGGCGATTCTCGATATTGTGGCGCAGGCTAAGTTTCTTACGCTGTTCGCGTTGTTGTTTGGCGCGGGGCTACAAATGCTGCTTCCGCGTGGTAAACAGTGGATTCAGTCGCGCTTAACGCTATTGGTACTGTTAGGTTTTATCCATGCGTTATTCTTTTGGGACGGCGACATTCTGCTGGCCTACGGTCTGGTCGGGTTAATTTGCTGGCGACTGATACGCGATGCGCCTTCGGTAAAAAGCCTGTTCAATACCGGCATACTCCTTTATCTGGTCGGGATTGGCGTGCTACTGCTGCTGGGCGTGGTATCGAGTAGCGAAACCAGCCGCGCCTGGACGCCGGATGCGTCGGCAATATTGTATGAAAAATACTGGAAGCTGAATGGCGGCATGGAGGCTATCAGCAACCGGGCAGAGATGCTGTCGAATAGTTTACTGGCGCTCGGCGCGCAGTATGGCTGGCAACTGGCGGGTATGATGCTGCTGGGCGCTGCGCTAATGCGTAGCGGCTGGCTGAAAGGTCAGTACAGTCTGCGGCACTATCGCCGTACCGGGGCTCTGCTGGTGGCGTTAGGGCTAATGATCAACCTGCCTGCGGTCATCTTACAATGGCGGCTGGACTGGGCGTACCGCTGGTGCGCCTTCTTATTGCAGGCGCCGCGCGAACTGAGCGCGCCGTTGCAAACGCTGGGCTATGCCGCGCTGATGTTTGGCTTCTGGCCGCAGCTTAGCCGATGCAGACTGACGCTTGCCATTGCCTGCGTAGGGCGAATGGCGCTGACCAATTATCTGCTGCAGACGATCATCTGTACCACGCTGTTTTATCAGTTTGGCTTATTTATGAAATTCAATCGACTGGAACTCTTGTTCTTTGTCGTTCCGGTATGGGCAATAAACCTTCTCTTTTCCGTCATCTGGCTACGTTTCTGGCGACAGGGACCGGTCGAGTGGTTATGGCGTCAACTCACGTTGCGCGCGTCAGGATCGCTCAGATAA
- a CDS encoding putative NADPH-dependent glutamate synthase beta chain or related oxidoreductase (similar to E. coli putative oxidoreductase (AAC75207.1); Blastp hit to AAC75207.1 (412 aa), 84% identity in aa 1 - 412) gives MPQQNYLDELTPGFTPLLAIKEASRCLLCHDAPCSQACPAQTDPGKFIRSIYFRNFKGAAETIRENNALGAVCARVCPTEKLCQRGCTRSGIDKPIDIARLQRFITDFEQQTAMQIYQPGSKTRGKVAIIGAGPAGLQASVTLTHLGYDVTIYEKQPQPGGWLRHGIPAFRLPQSVLDQEIARIVEMGVNIKCNCEVGGSLSLAQLKAEYRAVLMTVGMSCGSGLPLFEQASHVEIAVDFLQRARQADGDISVPRSALIIGGGDVAMDVASTLKILGCPSVTCVAREELAEFPASEKEFTSTQALGVSIIDGFTPVAVSGNKVTFHHVRHSGELTLEAENIILAVGQHARLDTFAEIKAQHNIIDTHNYQTDDPAIFAAGDIVKGDKTVVYAVKTGKEAAQAIHHYLEEACSC, from the coding sequence ATGCCGCAACAAAATTATCTGGATGAACTCACGCCTGGTTTTACGCCATTACTGGCAATAAAAGAGGCTTCACGTTGTTTATTATGTCACGATGCGCCCTGTAGTCAGGCTTGCCCGGCGCAAACCGATCCGGGGAAATTTATTCGTTCTATTTACTTTCGCAATTTTAAAGGCGCAGCGGAAACTATCCGGGAAAATAATGCGCTTGGCGCCGTCTGCGCCAGAGTCTGTCCGACGGAAAAATTATGCCAGCGCGGATGTACACGTTCCGGGATAGATAAACCTATTGATATTGCACGCCTGCAACGTTTTATTACCGATTTTGAACAGCAGACTGCCATGCAGATTTATCAGCCCGGGAGTAAAACACGCGGGAAAGTCGCGATTATTGGCGCGGGTCCGGCAGGTTTGCAGGCAAGCGTGACGCTCACGCATTTAGGCTATGACGTCACCATTTACGAAAAACAGCCGCAGCCCGGCGGATGGCTGCGTCACGGCATCCCGGCATTTCGTCTGCCGCAAAGCGTACTCGATCAGGAAATTGCCCGCATTGTAGAAATGGGCGTCAATATTAAATGTAATTGTGAGGTGGGCGGGTCGCTATCGCTTGCGCAACTCAAAGCCGAATATCGCGCCGTGCTGATGACCGTCGGGATGTCCTGTGGCTCTGGTTTACCGTTATTTGAGCAAGCCAGTCACGTAGAGATTGCCGTTGATTTTTTACAGCGCGCCCGTCAGGCCGACGGCGATATTAGCGTTCCGCGTAGCGCATTAATTATTGGCGGCGGCGACGTAGCGATGGATGTCGCCAGTACGTTAAAAATTCTCGGCTGCCCTTCCGTCACCTGCGTGGCGCGGGAAGAATTAGCCGAATTCCCCGCCAGCGAAAAAGAATTTACCAGCACGCAGGCATTAGGCGTATCGATTATTGATGGCTTTACGCCTGTCGCCGTCAGCGGAAATAAAGTGACCTTCCACCATGTACGCCACTCAGGAGAACTGACGCTGGAAGCGGAAAATATTATTTTGGCCGTGGGGCAGCACGCGCGACTGGATACCTTTGCGGAGATAAAAGCGCAGCATAATATTATCGACACGCATAATTATCAAACCGACGACCCGGCGATCTTTGCCGCTGGCGATATTGTTAAAGGTGATAAGACCGTCGTTTATGCGGTAAAAACCGGAAAAGAAGCCGCTCAGGCTATTCATCATTATTTAGAGGAGGCCTGCTCATGTTAA
- the galS gene encoding GalR/LacI family transcriptional repressor of mgl operon (similar to E. coli mgl repressor, galactose operon inducer (AAC75212.1); Blastp hit to AAC75212.1 (346 aa), 88% identity in aa 1 - 340), protein MITIRDVARQAGVSVATVSRVLNNSALVSPDTRDAVMQAVTLLGYRPNANAQALATQVSDTIGVVVMDVSDAFFGALVKAVDLVAQQHQKYVLIGNSYHEAEKERHAIEVLIRQRCNALIVHSKALTDRELSDFMDQIPGMVLINRIVPGYAHRCVCLDNVSGARMATRMLLNNGHQRIGYLASSHRIEDDAMRREGWLHALQEQGIAASESWIGTGTPDMQGGESAMVELLGRNLQLTAVFAYNDNMAAGALTALKDNGIAIPLHLSVIGFDDIPIARYTDPQLTTVRYPIASMAKIATELALQGAAGTLDITATHCFMPTLVRRHSVAWRQNAVLITN, encoded by the coding sequence ATGATCACCATTCGTGATGTAGCGCGCCAGGCTGGCGTGTCTGTAGCGACCGTTTCCCGCGTACTGAATAACAGCGCGTTGGTCAGTCCCGACACCCGTGACGCCGTTATGCAGGCCGTCACCCTGCTGGGATATCGGCCAAATGCGAATGCGCAAGCGCTGGCCACTCAGGTGAGCGACACCATCGGCGTCGTGGTTATGGATGTTTCCGATGCCTTTTTCGGCGCTCTGGTGAAAGCCGTAGATCTGGTCGCGCAGCAGCACCAGAAATATGTTCTCATTGGCAACAGTTATCATGAGGCGGAAAAAGAGCGCCATGCGATTGAAGTCTTGATCCGTCAGCGTTGTAACGCATTGATTGTTCACTCAAAAGCCTTAACCGATCGCGAGCTGAGCGACTTTATGGATCAGATCCCCGGTATGGTGCTGATTAACCGTATCGTGCCGGGTTATGCGCATCGTTGTGTTTGTCTCGACAATGTGAGCGGCGCCAGAATGGCGACCCGAATGTTGCTGAATAATGGACATCAACGCATCGGCTACCTGGCCTCCAGCCACCGTATTGAAGATGACGCGATGCGCAGAGAAGGGTGGTTACACGCGCTGCAAGAGCAGGGGATTGCTGCGTCGGAGAGCTGGATAGGCACCGGCACGCCGGACATGCAGGGCGGCGAGTCGGCAATGGTTGAGTTGCTGGGACGCAATCTGCAACTGACGGCGGTATTTGCCTATAACGATAACATGGCGGCGGGCGCGCTGACGGCGTTAAAAGATAACGGCATCGCCATTCCCTTGCATCTGTCTGTCATCGGTTTCGATGATATCCCTATTGCTCGTTATACCGATCCTCAGTTGACTACCGTGCGCTATCCTATTGCTTCTATGGCGAAAATCGCGACCGAGCTGGCGTTACAGGGGGCCGCAGGCACGCTGGATATCACGGCGACGCACTGCTTTATGCCGACCCTGGTACGGCGCCATTCGGTGGCATGGCGACAGAATGCGGTACTGATCACTAACTGA
- the mglB gene encoding galactose transport protein (ABC superfamily (peri_perm); D-galactose-binding periplasmic protein precursor (GDP) (D-galactose/D-glucose binding protein) (GGBP). (SW:DGAL_SALTY)), producing MNKKVLTLSAVMASLLFGAHAHAADTRIGVTIYKYDDNFMSVVRKAIEKDGKSAPDVQLLMNDSQNDQSKQNDQIDVLLAKGVKALAINLVDPAAAGTVIEKARGQNVPVVFFNKEPSRKALDSYDKAYYVGTDSKESGVIQGDLIAKHWQANQGWDLNKDGKIQYVLLKGEPGHPDAEARTTYVVKELNDKGIQTEQLALDTAMWDTAQAKDKMDAWLSGPNANKIEVVIANNDAMAMGAVEALKAHNKSSIPVFGVDALPEALALVKSGAMAGTVLNDANNQAKATFDLAKNLAEGKGAADGTSWKIENKIVRVPYVGVDKDNLSEFTQK from the coding sequence ATGAATAAGAAGGTACTGACCCTTTCTGCCGTGATGGCAAGTCTGTTATTCGGCGCGCACGCGCACGCGGCTGATACTCGTATTGGCGTGACGATTTATAAATATGACGATAACTTTATGTCCGTGGTGCGTAAGGCTATTGAAAAAGATGGCAAATCCGCGCCGGATGTTCAGCTACTGATGAATGACTCGCAAAACGATCAGTCCAAACAGAATGATCAAATTGACGTTTTATTGGCGAAAGGGGTTAAAGCTCTGGCGATTAACCTGGTCGACCCGGCAGCCGCCGGTACGGTGATTGAGAAAGCGCGCGGGCAAAATGTGCCGGTGGTGTTCTTTAACAAAGAGCCTTCCCGCAAAGCGCTGGACAGCTATGACAAGGCGTATTATGTCGGGACTGACTCTAAAGAATCCGGTGTGATTCAGGGCGACTTGATTGCCAAACACTGGCAGGCGAATCAGGGTTGGGATCTGAATAAAGACGGTAAAATTCAGTATGTTCTGCTGAAAGGCGAGCCGGGGCACCCGGATGCTGAAGCCCGTACGACGTATGTGGTGAAAGAGTTAAATGATAAAGGTATTCAGACCGAGCAACTGGCGTTAGACACCGCTATGTGGGATACCGCGCAGGCAAAAGATAAGATGGATGCCTGGCTGTCTGGCCCGAACGCTAACAAGATTGAAGTGGTTATCGCGAATAACGATGCGATGGCGATGGGCGCGGTAGAGGCGCTGAAAGCGCATAATAAATCGTCGATTCCGGTCTTTGGCGTCGATGCGTTACCGGAAGCCCTGGCGCTGGTGAAATCGGGCGCGATGGCCGGTACGGTACTGAATGACGCCAACAATCAGGCGAAAGCGACATTCGATCTGGCGAAAAACCTCGCCGAAGGCAAGGGCGCGGCTGACGGCACCAGCTGGAAGATTGAGAACAAAATCGTGCGCGTGCCTTATGTCGGCGTGGACAAAGACAATCTGAGCGAATTTACCCAAAAATAA
- the yeiA gene encoding putative dihydropyrimidine dehydrogenase (similar to E. coli putative oxidoreductase (AAC75208.1); Blastp hit to AAC75208.1 (413 aa), 93% identity in aa 3 - 413): protein MLTKDLSVTFCGVKFPNPFCLSSSPVGNCYEMCAKAYDTGWGGIVFKTIGFFIANEVSPRFDHLTKEDTGFIGFKNMEQIAEHPLEENLAAIRRLKQDYPDKVLIASIMGENEQQWQELARLVEEAGADMIECNFSCPQMTSHAMGSDVGQSPELVEKYCRAVKRGSSLPMLAKMTPNIGDMCEVALAAKRGGADGIATINTVKSITNIDLNRKIGMPVVNGKSSISGYSGKAVKPIALRFIQQLRMHPELRDFPISGIGGIETWEDAAEFLLLGAATLQVTTGIMQYGYRIVEDMASGLSHYLADQGFASLQEMIGLANGNIIPAEDLDRSYIVYPRINQEKCVGCGRCYISCYDGGHQAMEWDEHSRTPHCNTEKCVGCLLCGHVCPVACIDLGEVKFKKGEKEHALTL from the coding sequence ATGTTAACAAAAGATTTGTCTGTTACCTTTTGCGGCGTTAAGTTTCCCAATCCGTTTTGTCTTTCTTCTTCTCCGGTAGGCAATTGTTATGAGATGTGCGCCAAAGCCTATGATACCGGCTGGGGCGGGATCGTTTTTAAAACCATTGGTTTTTTTATTGCCAACGAAGTCTCTCCACGTTTTGATCACCTGACGAAAGAAGATACCGGTTTTATTGGCTTCAAAAACATGGAGCAAATTGCTGAGCATCCGCTGGAAGAGAATCTGGCCGCCATTCGACGGCTAAAACAGGATTATCCGGATAAGGTGCTGATTGCTTCCATCATGGGAGAAAATGAACAGCAGTGGCAGGAACTGGCGCGTCTGGTTGAAGAAGCCGGCGCGGATATGATTGAGTGTAACTTCTCTTGCCCGCAGATGACCTCGCACGCCATGGGAAGCGATGTAGGGCAAAGCCCGGAACTGGTTGAAAAATACTGCCGCGCCGTAAAACGCGGTTCATCTTTGCCAATGCTGGCGAAAATGACGCCGAATATTGGCGATATGTGCGAAGTCGCGCTGGCCGCCAAACGCGGCGGAGCCGACGGTATCGCCACCATCAACACCGTGAAATCCATTACTAACATCGACCTGAACCGCAAAATCGGGATGCCGGTGGTTAACGGTAAATCCAGTATCTCCGGTTATTCAGGAAAAGCGGTGAAACCCATTGCGCTGCGTTTTATCCAGCAGTTGCGAATGCACCCTGAACTGCGCGATTTCCCGATTAGCGGTATCGGCGGCATTGAAACCTGGGAAGACGCTGCCGAATTTCTGCTGCTGGGCGCGGCGACCCTACAGGTGACGACAGGCATTATGCAATACGGTTATCGCATTGTAGAAGATATGGCGAGCGGCCTCAGCCACTATCTGGCCGATCAGGGATTTGCCTCATTACAGGAGATGATCGGGCTGGCGAATGGCAATATTATCCCGGCGGAAGACCTGGATCGCAGCTATATCGTCTATCCGCGGATTAATCAGGAGAAATGCGTCGGCTGCGGACGTTGCTATATCTCCTGCTATGACGGCGGTCATCAGGCGATGGAGTGGGATGAACACAGCCGCACGCCGCATTGCAATACGGAAAAATGCGTCGGTTGTCTGCTGTGCGGTCATGTCTGCCCGGTCGCCTGTATTGATTTAGGCGAGGTCAAATTTAAAAAAGGCGAAAAAGAGCACGCGTTAACACTGTAG
- the folE gene encoding GTP cyclohydrolase I (similar to E. coli GTP cyclohydrolase I (AAC75214.1); Blastp hit to AAC75214.1 (222 aa), 96% identity in aa 1 - 221): MPSLSKEAALVHDALVARGLETPLRPPMDELDNETRKSLIAGHMTEIMQLLNLDLSDDSLMETPHRIAKMYVDEIFAGLDYANFPKITLIENKMKVDEMVTVRDITLTSTCEHHFVTIDGKATVAYIPKDSVIGLSKINRIVQFFAQRPQVQERLTQQILTALQTLLGTNNVAVSIDAVHYCVKARGIRDATSATTTTSLGGLFKSSQNTRQEFLRAVRHHP, from the coding sequence ATGCCATCACTCAGTAAAGAAGCGGCCCTGGTTCATGACGCGCTGGTTGCCCGGGGGCTGGAAACGCCGCTGCGCCCGCCTATGGATGAACTGGATAATGAAACGCGAAAAAGCCTTATCGCAGGGCATATGACTGAGATTATGCAGTTGCTGAATCTCGATTTGAGCGATGACAGTCTGATGGAAACGCCGCATCGTATCGCTAAGATGTACGTTGACGAGATTTTCGCCGGCCTCGACTATGCCAATTTCCCGAAAATTACCCTCATTGAAAATAAAATGAAGGTGGATGAAATGGTCACCGTCCGCGATATCACGCTGACCAGCACCTGTGAACATCACTTCGTGACCATTGATGGCAAAGCGACCGTCGCGTATATCCCCAAAGATTCCGTGATCGGCCTGTCGAAAATTAACCGCATCGTGCAATTCTTCGCCCAGCGTCCGCAGGTTCAGGAACGTTTGACCCAACAAATTCTGACGGCGCTGCAAACCTTGCTCGGCACCAATAATGTAGCGGTATCGATTGATGCGGTGCATTACTGCGTGAAAGCGCGCGGTATTCGTGACGCAACCAGCGCCACGACGACGACGTCGCTGGGCGGATTGTTTAAGTCCAGCCAGAATACGCGCCAGGAGTTTCTGCGTGCCGTTCGCCATCATCCATGA
- the mglC gene encoding methyl-galactoside transport protein (ABC superfamily (membrane); galactoside transport system permease protein MGLC. (SW:MGLC_SALTY)) produces the protein MSALNKKSFLTWLKEGGIYVVLLVLLAIIIFQDPTFLSLLNLSNILTQSSVRIIIALGVAGLIVTQGTDLSAGRQVGLAAVVAATLLQSMENANKVFPEMATMPIALVILIVCAIGAVIGLVNGIIIAYLNVTPFITTLGTMIIVYGINSLYYDFVGASPISGFDSGFSTFAQGFVAMGSFRLSYITFYALIAVAFVWVLWNKTRFGKNIFAIGGNPEAAKVSGVNVALNLLMIYALSGVFYAFGGLLEAGRIGSATNNLGFMYELDAIAACVVGGVSFSGGVGTVFGVVTGVIIFTVINYGLTYIGVNPYWQYIIKGGIIIFAVALDSLKYARKK, from the coding sequence ATGAGTGCGTTAAACAAGAAAAGCTTTTTGACCTGGCTGAAAGAGGGCGGAATTTACGTCGTTCTTTTAGTGTTGCTGGCGATTATTATTTTCCAGGACCCGACTTTTTTAAGTTTGCTGAATTTAAGTAATATTCTGACGCAATCTTCGGTACGTATTATTATCGCGCTGGGCGTGGCGGGACTCATCGTCACCCAGGGGACAGATCTGTCGGCGGGGCGTCAGGTAGGGCTGGCGGCGGTCGTGGCGGCAACATTACTGCAATCAATGGAAAACGCCAATAAAGTGTTTCCGGAAATGGCGACCATGCCGATTGCGCTGGTCATCCTGATTGTCTGCGCGATTGGCGCGGTGATTGGCTTGGTGAACGGCATCATCATTGCTTACCTGAACGTGACGCCGTTTATTACCACGCTTGGCACGATGATTATCGTTTATGGGATCAACTCCCTTTACTATGACTTTGTCGGCGCTTCGCCCATTTCCGGCTTTGACAGCGGCTTTTCCACCTTTGCACAGGGCTTTGTGGCGATGGGCAGTTTCCGGCTCTCATACATCACCTTTTACGCTCTGATTGCGGTAGCGTTTGTCTGGGTGCTGTGGAATAAGACCCGTTTTGGTAAAAACATTTTTGCTATTGGCGGCAACCCGGAAGCGGCGAAAGTTTCTGGCGTAAACGTGGCGCTGAACCTGCTGATGATTTATGCGCTCTCCGGCGTGTTTTATGCCTTCGGCGGCTTACTGGAAGCAGGGCGTATTGGTTCTGCCACCAACAACCTCGGCTTTATGTATGAACTGGATGCGATTGCCGCGTGCGTGGTCGGGGGCGTATCGTTTAGCGGCGGAGTGGGTACGGTCTTCGGCGTGGTGACCGGCGTCATTATCTTTACCGTCATCAACTACGGCCTGACCTATATCGGGGTAAACCCGTACTGGCAGTACATTATCAAAGGCGGCATTATCATTTTCGCCGTGGCGCTGGACTCGCTGAAATACGCGCGTAAGAAGTAG
- the mglA gene encoding galactose (methyl-galactoside) transport protein (ABC superfamily (atp_bind); galactoside transport ATP-binding protein MGLA. (SW:MGLA_SALTY)) produces the protein MGSTISPPSGEYLLEMRGINKSFPGVKALDNVNLNVRPHSIHALMGENGAGKSTLLKCLFGIYQKDSGSIVFQGKEVDFHSAKEALENGISMVHQELNLVLQRSVMDNMWLGRYPTKGMFVDQDKMYQDTKAIFDELDIDIDPRARVGTLSVSQMQMIEIAKAFSYNAKIVIMDEPTSSLTEKEVNHLFTIIRKLKERGCGIVYISHKMEEIFQLCDEITILRDGQWIATQPLEGLDMDKIIAMMVGRSLNQRFPDKENKPGDVILEVRHLTSLRQPSIRDVSFDLHKGEILGIAGLVGAKRTDIVETLFGIREKSSGTITLHGKKINNHTANEAINHGFALVTEERRSTGIYAYLDIGFNSLISNIRNYKNKVGLLDNSRMKSDTQWVIDSMRVKTPGHRTQIGSLSGGNQQKVIIGRWLLTQPEILMLDEPTRGIDVGAKFEIYQLIAELAKKGKGIIIISSEMPELLGITDRILVMSNGLVSGIVDTKTTTQNEILRLASLHL, from the coding sequence ATGGGCAGCACGATTTCTCCGCCGTCGGGTGAATATTTGTTGGAAATGCGTGGCATTAACAAATCATTTCCCGGCGTGAAAGCGCTTGATAATGTCAACTTAAACGTTCGTCCGCACTCTATTCATGCATTAATGGGCGAAAACGGCGCAGGCAAATCAACATTATTAAAATGTCTTTTCGGTATTTACCAAAAAGATTCCGGCAGCATTGTATTTCAGGGAAAAGAAGTGGACTTCCATTCGGCGAAAGAAGCGCTGGAGAATGGGATTTCGATGGTACACCAGGAGTTAAACCTGGTATTACAACGTTCGGTCATGGATAACATGTGGCTGGGACGTTATCCCACCAAAGGTATGTTTGTCGACCAGGATAAAATGTACCAGGATACCAAAGCGATATTTGATGAACTGGATATCGATATTGACCCACGCGCGCGCGTAGGAACGTTATCCGTTTCGCAAATGCAGATGATCGAAATTGCGAAGGCGTTTTCCTATAACGCTAAGATCGTTATTATGGATGAACCGACCTCATCGTTAACTGAGAAAGAGGTTAATCATCTGTTCACGATTATTCGCAAGCTGAAAGAACGCGGCTGCGGTATTGTTTATATCTCGCATAAAATGGAAGAAATTTTTCAATTGTGCGATGAAATTACTATTTTGCGCGACGGTCAGTGGATTGCCACCCAGCCGCTGGAAGGGCTGGATATGGATAAGATCATTGCGATGATGGTCGGGCGTTCCCTGAACCAGCGTTTCCCGGATAAAGAAAATAAGCCGGGCGACGTGATTCTGGAGGTCCGTCACCTGACCTCGCTGCGTCAGCCTTCCATTCGCGATGTCTCCTTTGATTTGCACAAGGGCGAAATTCTGGGCATTGCCGGTCTGGTTGGGGCAAAGCGTACCGATATCGTCGAAACGCTGTTTGGCATTCGTGAGAAGTCGTCCGGGACAATCACTTTACATGGCAAGAAAATTAATAATCACACTGCGAACGAAGCGATTAACCACGGTTTTGCGCTGGTGACGGAAGAGCGTCGTTCCACCGGAATTTACGCCTATCTGGATATCGGATTTAACTCATTAATTTCGAATATCCGTAATTATAAAAATAAAGTGGGGTTACTGGATAATTCCCGGATGAAAAGCGACACCCAATGGGTCATTGATTCCATGCGGGTAAAAACGCCGGGGCATCGCACGCAAATTGGTTCGCTTTCCGGCGGCAATCAGCAAAAGGTGATCATTGGTCGCTGGCTATTAACGCAGCCGGAAATATTAATGCTGGACGAACCGACCCGCGGCATTGATGTCGGCGCAAAATTTGAAATTTATCAGCTTATTGCGGAACTGGCGAAAAAAGGCAAGGGGATCATCATTATCTCTTCTGAAATGCCGGAGCTGTTAGGGATTACCGATCGTATCCTGGTGATGAGTAACGGTCTCGTTTCCGGCATTGTCGATACTAAAACAACAACGCAAAACGAAATTTTGCGTCTTGCTTCTTTGCACCTTTAA